In Candidatus Nitronauta litoralis, one DNA window encodes the following:
- a CDS encoding GNAT family N-acetyltransferase — MPPSLESAIQVREIKALDEFPGLKDSWEVLGEAHSCSNPYISYSWISTYLETFRRGTPLILVAEKEGRVCALGAFEITESRFMGCSFKSVSFAGSGPTGTGGLSKVAKLFSYDNRLCWSDQMDILWDPECPEGVTAIVEHLKASELWDVLDFREMAPDSNFLKLVKESFGGNSFLLEEFVGTKSGYISMPGSIEEFKKGLSKNLRKNIKLSRNRINKDFGDDTLKVYEDRWEVERLLPRIMELESRSWKGTAGIGAFSNEKNRQFHAKLTERFSEKNRFCLFVLEADEKILSYMYTLIAKKELHFHNTAIHPDYNHYSPGISIILKAVEHCIENGMDRIIVGRGEDYFINALLTGRQDRVWLKVYKNNFHIRLLHDAEFIWAPAIKKLKSRFQKSDVEGAGTN; from the coding sequence ATGCCCCCATCGTTGGAAAGCGCAATACAGGTCAGGGAAATCAAGGCTCTTGATGAGTTCCCGGGCCTAAAGGATAGCTGGGAGGTTTTGGGAGAGGCCCATTCCTGTTCGAATCCCTATATTTCTTATTCCTGGATTTCCACTTACCTGGAAACATTCAGGCGAGGAACGCCTTTAATCCTGGTGGCTGAAAAGGAAGGTCGGGTTTGTGCTCTTGGAGCATTTGAAATAACCGAATCCCGGTTTATGGGGTGTTCTTTTAAGAGTGTTTCTTTCGCAGGCTCAGGCCCGACCGGAACCGGTGGTTTAAGTAAGGTTGCGAAATTGTTTTCTTACGACAACCGGTTATGTTGGTCTGATCAAATGGACATACTCTGGGATCCTGAATGTCCTGAAGGTGTGACAGCCATAGTCGAGCATCTTAAAGCCAGTGAGCTTTGGGATGTGCTGGATTTCAGGGAAATGGCTCCCGACTCAAACTTTTTGAAGTTGGTAAAAGAAAGTTTTGGGGGAAACTCGTTTCTGTTGGAAGAGTTTGTTGGAACCAAATCCGGTTATATTTCGATGCCGGGTTCGATTGAAGAATTCAAGAAAGGTCTCAGTAAGAACCTTAGAAAAAATATAAAGCTCAGCCGCAACCGGATAAATAAGGATTTTGGCGATGACACGCTGAAAGTTTACGAAGACCGTTGGGAAGTGGAACGGTTGTTGCCGAGGATAATGGAGCTGGAATCCAGAAGCTGGAAAGGAACTGCCGGGATCGGGGCATTTTCAAATGAAAAGAATCGTCAGTTTCATGCAAAACTGACGGAGCGGTTTTCAGAAAAAAACCGGTTTTGTTTGTTCGTACTGGAAGCCGACGAAAAAATTCTTTCTTATATGTACACCCTGATTGCAAAAAAGGAACTCCATTTTCACAATACGGCGATTCATCCGGACTACAATCATTATTCGCCGGGCATTTCAATAATATTGAAGGCTGTTGAACACTGCATTGAAAATGGAATGGACAGAATTATCGTAGGTCGGGGTGAAGATTACTTTATCAACGCATTGTTAACGGGAAGGCAGGACAGGGTCTGGTTAAAGGTGTATAAAAACAATTTTCACATCAGGCTTTTGCATGATGCGGAATTTATTTGGGCGCCCGCAATAAAGAAACTTAAAAGCAGGTTTCAAAAAAGTGATGTTGAGGGGGCGGGAACAAACTAG